The stretch of DNA TGAGCAGATATTTTCAGATCGGAAAAGCCTGGAGGAACATGTGTGTTCGTCTGCAAGTCACATATGCTCCTGTGGAACTGAGTTCACCAAGTACAATGACATGCTGGATCACAGCACAACACATGAACCAGGACACCAAGTGCTTGATCATGAAACAATAAAGAAGCGCAGAATAGAGAAGCGtatagaggaggaggagaagatgaaaagATTACAAACAGGTGAAATTATCTGGGAGATTCCTAAAATTAACAGCAGCTTCAGCCATGTACCAACAAATACTGTGCCGGAGAATTCTATGCTGAAAATACCTACATCAGCTCATATGTCAGTTCCCATGCAATCTGAAAAGATCTCACAAGTGCCTGAGTTATGCCCCACTTTGTCACAAGCATCTTTCCTCCCAAATCCAGTCACCTCTTcaacagaaatgcaaaatatttttgcagGTGTAGGTGCACCAACAGTGGATCTTTGGACACTTTACCAGCCAGTTGTCCTGTTGAAAACGGTGGACAAGTTTAACCCGAGAAAGCCATATAGATGTGCTAAGTGTGGGCAGTGTTTTGCGTCAAAGATCTCTCTAATCTCCCACCACAGCACTCATGTCACAGACAAAGTTTCTGGCTGTATAGGATGCGGGCTTCTGCTCTCCAGCAAGAAGGTAGTGCCTCGCTTCCATGTTTGCAACTCACCCAGCACTGCTACCAAATTTAGACTCATCACAGCTGAACCGCTGAATTACAAGAGGGTCAGCAGAGTCGGTACAGACAGGAGTCAGAACACAAGTACTCAGGAACCCCCAGTGCCTTCTTCTATTCTGTTGAAGAGACAGAATCCCACTAAAAACATTCAACCGTCGTGTGTCACTTCCATCCTGCAGTTGAAAAATCAGAATGTCAGAATTTACGGTAAAAGCAATTCCTTCGTGCTGTCAAACTCTCACAATCGCAATACATCCAAGCCTTACACCAATGTTTCCCTTCCAGCCAAGACTCACAGTCCAAATCGGAGTATGTCTGCTAAAAGAAATCTTGGACTTTCTGGCACTGCCATGCAGGTGAGGGTACCTACACACGCTGCATCAGGTGTATCGAGCAGACCTTTGCATATGTCATCTGTGCAAAAAGGGTTTGCATGTCGAGTCTGTTATATAGCTTTTGACACAGCCCAAATGCTTCAGAGGCACAAGTGTATCAAAGCACAGGAGTTTATGGCACAGCAAGGGCGAGGTGGCAAACAGCATTATAGACTAAAGAGGGTGACACCAATGCCAAGCCCAATTCCTAATCAGATACATTTTGAGAGAAGACTAGAAGCCCCAACTGCTGGTAACTTAAAGAGGAATCAAGTCAAGACTGTAAGTCTGGACAGAAGACAAGGTTCAGATCCTGTGAATGGGAAGACATTGATGACAATGGACGACGATTGTTACATTGTTGAAACTGACCCAGGCAAACCTGCTGAATTGATTTACCAAGTCACCTCATCTGTGTCATCTGTAGATAAAACTATGGAACTGCCTGCAGTTTGCATGTGACACTTTACGTTAATTATGGACCAAGTGCATAAGGATTGTCAGTCTCACAGTTGAACTGCACCACTGGTTTCGTCACGCAGGAAGACCACCTATTTCACAGGACTTGTGTGTGCGGGGTGCTCACTGACAATAGCTATGGTTCTTTACAGTGCTggttttttctctctgctacAGCACACAGTCCCATAATGACGATAAACACAAATCTGGGCAGTGCTATTACAAAATGTTAATGATTGTTCATGTTAGTTAAACTATGTGCATGGCTTAcccatgtttgggttaaccaGGTACTGcattacttgtttttttttttacttgaaatatGTTTTAGTATGGTGAGAATGTGCTGTGAGGCTGTGGGAAATGCCCACAATACCTTGTGTGTTCCTTCCAGTTTAAGCGGAATTCATGAATTCAGTATATGTTGTATTAAACTATAATTTCAAACTAACTGCATGTGTGTTAATGGGATAACCCAGCAAGTTATGTCATAAGCAAGGTTATTAACATGGCAAGCTTGATTTTTATAAACagtttataaatatttaaattgggAATGGTAGTTCATGATGCCTGGCAAATACAGTAACTGCAGATGAAGTCCAAAGATACATAGacgagttaaaaaaaattagttAGCAATCTGAAGTTATAACACCCACATTTTCAAATATCTATGAAATTTCAGAAGTCCTGTGTGTAAAAAGTGACGGGGGGGTTGTATTCCACCAGAAACTGAAGATTACTATGTAAACACGATAAATGAAGTAAATTGATAAATAAGTTGGGACAAGTGGCAGGGTGGTAAGGTGGTTAGCGCCGCTGCCTCACATCAAGGGTAACGAGCAGTTCATCCTACAGCAAGCCGGTTGAAAGATGAACAATGAGtgaaaagatgaggaaaaaaatagattGTGGGTTGGAGCGATGGAGTAGAAGTCTTTAAACTCGTTACTCTTTTGAGATGGTCTGACATCACTGATCATCAAAACGCAAGAAAAGCAGCCAGCCAGAGCAGGAGTCAATATCCGTGTTGGGACTAAGATTAATCATTGcgtttcaccttttttttttttaatctccgcTCGTCTAGTTTGCATATAACTGCatcaattattttagaaataattCGGAATCCCTCAGGGTCATGCCGCATGTTTCCCCAGCAGAGGGCGCCGGCTCAGCAGAAACGAGGCGCTGCTGTGCGTCCACTTATGATGAGGTCATAATCAACAGCGGGGGGCAATGTGCACATGCGGCGTTCGCGTACTGTTTGTGTACTTGTAATCTCGACATCTTGTATGAGCACCGCACTTCAAAAGGCTTTATGTCGgaaagacaacagaaacaggCCTATTTATGATAAGACATAGTGAGAACACGTGACACCGACTCACTCTCAGACAACAGGAGTGTgagccagaaaaaaagatgatggcGCGCATCacctttttttctgtatgtcGTTAAACTTGACAAGTTGCTCAGTACACATAAAGAATGATCCCTCTTTTCTACCTGTCTTTTGCCACTTTTTGGAGTCACTCCCGCTGAAGAGCTCCGAAGTGTGACATTTCCCACGGCCCTTAAGTACCCACTTCGTGAGCTCGGCGTGATTTGCCCCTTTTCGCTTTGTACGTGGACGTAGAGCTGCGAAGTGCCGCAGCCTGGGAAGCAGATAGAGCCAGGCCCGGGTTAACAGCTCGGCTCCACGGCAGACACACGCACGTAAAGGCAGGCAAAGCAGCCGGTTTACAGCAGAGCATGTGTTAGCTCTGAGCTAGCGAGCAGCTAGCTGGTGGAGCAGCGGTCAGTGCATGGCTACGCAGAGACCAGACTTGACTCTCCCACGCAGGCAAGCAGTTTTTGTTTACTACCACCCGTCACATTTGGCAACCGGTGTTGAGAAATGACCCAAACGCTCCCGACTAGCTGTGCAGGGAGAAATATGAGCTGACATCGGCGGTAACTGGGAGATTCCTGTGGCCTGTGATGGTAAATAACCGGAGCTAGCTATCTGGCCTACAGACAGATAACGCCTACATTGTTACTCAGCTGCTGGTAGCTTGTTATGATGACTGACAGCTGGGCGCTGTTAACGTGTATATATCATATTTTACTCAGTTGTGGGTTTAATTGTGATCCCTGCGTGAGCATTAGAGATGAGATGTCTGCAGAGGACATGAAAGACAGACTGGCAAAAGAAACTGTTGAGTATCTGCACAAAACCGCcttagatgattttttttttatgcgtgACCAAATATGTGTACTAAGCAAGTGCTTCACAAATTAGCAAATCCTCCTTTAAGTCCTGGTAAAGAGGATGTGGATACTCTTGGGTTCAGAGATGGATGATTAGGTCACTGTAATGTGTGTGGCTGAAGAACAGGGCTCATGGCAGATACTCATCAGATATCACAACGTGACCATTTCTCCAATCTCCAAGTTCAGCTGTGAAATTTTAATGTTTGGTCCTTGGCCCATTACCGTGCACTGTAATTTCCAATCATGCCGAATGCTTTACCATAACTAATTTCGATAGCATGTAATATATATCTTATAATATAATTAGtacataattatttttcatcagaaCAAAGAAACGTTCAACCTTCTTGCCAGATGTAGGACTATATTAATATAGTTATcttatttctcttatttttgtatgtaaaaaaataataaaaaaacagcgTTAGGTTGAAGATTTAATTTCcctaaatatttttaaaggttaaagtattaattaaaatgataataacaGCAGCAACCTTCTTGTTCTTTTAACTGTCTGTAGTGTAATGTTCAGGAGTAATCTTTTGTAGGTGAATACATAAAATGGGGATATTGTGATCAGTCAGAGAGCCCAGTCttgaaaaaaaacattgatttttaGACGTTGGAGAGCACTGTTAGTTCTAAATCTTCAATAGATGTTCAGCAAGGTTGAGATTGAATAACCGTGAAGGCCAAAGAATATGATTCACATGATTTTCAAACTCAACCAGTGCCCCTGATGGATGGAGgcattttcattctgtttccctgcactttttttttttttttttttttttttaaaagctctgTATTTGAACTATGTcgacttggtgtgtgtgtgtgtgtgttttttgtttttctatgatTATCTTTGCGTTAAACCTTTCCAAGCCCCGTTTTTCATACAGTTAAAAGGAAGTTACAAGTTGCTGCTTTCAAATGCTTAGTTTGTTGGAGAGCAACGCTTCCAgaattaaatttttaaaaagtctgatTTTCCACCTGGGCATGATAGTGACATTATGGAGTCCTGCTCTGCTGATAAAATCCTACTTAAATGTAACAAGACAAGTTACAAGACAAGAAATTGATCTTTCAAATTTGGTTGTGTCAGGAACAGACAAGTTACAAGACAAGAAATTATTGGAGGTGATAAGTGGGTGTTGTTTGCATTgccagaagtactttttttgGTGAGACTTAGCTTCCTTTAGACACGGTGTTGAGATCCACTCACTGTGCTGCCCAACATCAGATAGTCTTTCACTGAGCCTCATAAATAAAGACAGGGGCGAGGACGTTTTCAACATTCAGAAGAAGGCCAAGACTtggataattattttttttaatgctactAGTTTAAGTTGTTGAGAAAAGGTTGAAGATGTGAAACACCTGTCAACACTTTAATGTTCAGATCTGCATCATTCTGCTTTTTTTATGCAGGACCAAACACGAGTATGAACTTTAATCCAGAAATATGTATATCAATAATatgaatgaaagttttttttgtgtaaaagcTAAACTTCGATAAAagtattgtttattttaataatattttagtACTAAACCCATTTTCAATTTGGGGAGCGTTTTCAATGTTAAAAAGCATAAGATCTTAATTAAGTATAAACCTGCAGCTAGGTGACAGCAGGCTCCTTTATGGGTCATATCTGCTTCATGTTTCACTTTAGACACTCGCATCTTAGTCACTGATGTACAATAGTTGAAGGTTGCTCTATTGCCTTTGAACAACCACAGTGCAGTCTAAGTTATTATGAAAAATTAGTAAAGCAAACAGTTTATGTTCAACTGTAGCCGGGGAAAGATTACTTTTCACTCTAGACGTTGTGACGTGGCAGCATTTTGCTGTTAAAATTCGTGTCACTGTGTTTGAGTTACAACCTCCTTGTCATTGTTTAATCCACAGACTCTTGACATGGGGAGTAAAATGTCCTTCAGCAGAGGAAGCAGTGACCAAAATACAGTCTCTGAGTTAACTTCTGTGACACCTCATCCTCGCAATTCCATTCATGCTCCTTTGGACTGCAAGCAGGTAGTtagtgagaaagagagatggacaTACCCCAGAAATAATGCTGTCTGTAACAGCAGCATAATCTATGGAGTAACTATTTtgaatatagatatatagatcAACACTGCATCAAAAGTTATTAACCTGAGGGGCTTTGTATTATTATGTAATGTTCATAATATGGTCCTATGGCATCGGAAGGTTAATTTGTTCATAAATGAAACTACAAATATAATTATACTGTTTGACTGTTTAAgtattaacattattatttgtgttctttttgtgtttattttatttttgcagataCAGTAATTTACTATATGTGCAACATGCCATTGTTACATGTGTCTATCATTTCTGTCACAGATACCTGATGATAAGAGATGCGGTGAGGAAGATTTGGACGTCAGGTggggagaggaaatgaaggCAACAGAACTGACTGACACTGCCCCTGAGTGCCGCTCATCGGTACAGATGGAGCCTGATGGACATGTTCAGTCTGAGACAAGAGGCAGATTAAATAGTCAACAGAGTGCCTGCGTATCATCACAGGTAGGGATGGACACAAAGACTCAAGTGACATCTATTGCGTGCAGCTCAACAACAGACAGCCACGGACAGCCTGTGGGGGGTCGCCGGAGGCGAGGGCGCCCTCGTAAAAGAAAACCTCTGTTGACCAAAGAcaataaatattcaaaagttGCTCATCTTGATGCAGTTCAGCACAAGGAGATCAGCACAACAATACCTTTGCCAGCCTGCTTAGAAAATCACAAAAGTAGTGATACGCTTAACATTGTAGATGAACCTTTAATCAATAGTTCTGATCCTTATATTGTTTGTGATGGTGCAGCCGAAAACACtctgcacaaaagaaaaagaggaaggccaaaaagaggagaaattacATATTTGCTAAATCCAAACACTTTTGCCAATACTGCTGCCAGTGTTCCTGTTGCTTCTACTCACACTAATAAATGTAATGGTCCTGCACGGAGGCTGAGGAGTAGAGGAGAACCAGAACCTTCAACACAAGATGGAAGTGCTGAATCTGATAGCAGGGCCGACCCCAAGCAAACTGAACTGACTCCTCcagaaaatatgaacacatCCAATTTACAAGGTGTTAAAAGAAGACGGTTTAAACTGGCTGATCAGCATGTTCCCGCTAAAGTGTCCAGACTGGTTGTTTCCCAGGAGGCCTTGGTGTTGAGCAATGGCACAGGCTGTGGGGAGGGAACAGAGACAGATAAGCAGGTGGAACTAAATGCTGATAAACAAGTGACTGATACAGATGGAAAGGAAGGTCAATGCTCCCCACAGTGTGGGAAAGGTGACGTGCAGCAACCAGAACTAAAGGAGCACACATCACCAAAAAGAAAGCTGTGCACCCAGCCTACAGCTTATTCTGACCTTACACCTTCAAAGGACTTGAACAGCCTTCGCTTGACAAGTCAAACTGATGAACCTGAAATAAAACGATCAGTGGAGGAGTCACAAACTTCAAAAAGCAGTCTTGGCTCTCCAATTAATGCAACCATCCAGACTACACAACCTTCTTGGACAGATGATGTAACATCCCCTAAGAAAACACCAAAACCTATTGGGAACTGTCCTGCTGTTAAAACTGAGAATACAGAGGTAGAGCTGGATCATTTAGTTCCTTTGTCAGACAGGCCTAAACCTTTGCAGTACAATGCCAACACCTCAGTTGAATCTGGGGGTCCCAGCAATCAGCGAAACACTTTCAGACGCAAGAGAGGtggcaagaggaggaggagaataaaTAATGTGTTACCTAGTGAGCCGATTGTAGAGGCGAATGAAGGAAGCACTGAAGCTCAAGAAGCAGATGGTGTTGACAAAGATAATTCCAACACAAATGTGATATACACTAAAAAAGGAGGTAAAACGCTTTTGAAATGTGGTTACTGTGGTCGTACGTTTAAATTTCTGTCTCAGTTCATCATCCATCAACGGATTCATACAGGTGAGCGTCCTTTTAAATGTCCTGAATGTGGCAAAGGTTTTAGCAAAAACTCCAACTTAAATCTTCATCTCAAGACgcacaaaaaaagcaatataTATCAAAAATGTCCATTTTGCAAGATCAAATTCTCCTGCTCTGAATATGCGTCTCATATGAAGATGCACGCACAAGAGTTGGAGCAGGACTCTGAGAGCAAAAATTCAGAGAAACGGAGTAGAGGAAACAACCGTGACAACAGCCAGGGTCTTAATACACCAGTCTCCTCAGAAAAGAGAGAACGAAAAGTGTGCCAATACTGTggtaaaacatttccattccAGTCTGCCCTTATAAGACATGTGCGCGTTCACACAGGGGAGAAGCCTTATAAATGTGACATATGTGGCAAAGCTTTTGGTCAGGCCTATTTCCTCCGTGTTCACGAGTTAACACACTGGTCTGTTAAACGCTACAATTGCACACGTTGTGAAAAATCGTTCACTCATTATAGCAATGCAAAAAATCATACATGCAGACCTACGGGAAGCAGCAACAGCTCACAACCAAGCAGACGCGTAAAGCCTTCTCTAACATACACGTGTCACATCTGCAAGAATGTTTTTGACCATTTGCAGGAGTTCAACAGTCACATGAGAGCTCACACGGGTGCAAAGCTTTATCGCTGCTTGTATTGTGACAAGCTGTTTGGTGTACTGTCTGAATTTGACTCCCACCGCATTCaatgcagaggagagagaaatgcCTCCAGCTCTGCGgtaaaagaggaagagacaatGTCACTAATACAGTACACAGTGCCTGCTCTCAGGTGTTCATCTGGACACAATTCAGCTTCTGCTCTCCCAGCTGCCagctgtgaaacacagaaaaaacagacacaaacctgtcGCAAACAACGCTTACGTAACCTAAAGAAACCGTTTCAGTCCACAGTCATACCGGCTCACCATCTTTCACACTTTGTGTCAAAGTTAAACAAGCTAGATGTCAGATCTGACCCCAGGAAATATCTATGTCCAAACTGTGGGCGACTGTTTAGACACATGGGCAGACTCCGAGCCCACATGCTGACTCATGTCCGTGGTCAAAGTTACACGTGTGCCTGTTGTGGTAAAACTctggaaaactggaaaaaactCTGGCATCACCAGAGAGTCCACCGCCAGAGGCGTGGCCGCTTCACTTGTCCTCAGTGCGGGCAAGGTTTTCGGTTTGTTGAGCCTTATAAAAAACACATGAGCGAGCACCCAGACTTCCAGTGGATTCAGGTCAGACCTAAGAAATTGTTTCTGCCTTATCAATGTGAGCAGTGCAGATGCAGCTTCAGGACTCTCGACTTGTTATTCGATCACCAGCTCTGCCATTCTTCAACTCATGACATACACAAGGACTGTGCTTTTGATTTGTCCATAGATGATCCTAATACACAAGTGACCAAGAAATCATTTCGCTCCTCCGCCAAAAACCACACAACAGTGTTAACTCTTGAATCTGAGGAGAGCAGCTCTCCTCCAAGCCCCTCATCCAAATACACCCAGCCAGCTCCTCAAGCACACATGATTTCTTTTGTCCAAAATCAGGCTCTTGATTTGGATAAATCTTCCCCATGTCCTGGCAACTcacatttaattcaaaatacTGAAACCGGTCAAGACAGAATAGTCGAAAATGAACTTGGAAAACCCAATACACCTCTGAGAACCATGAAGGGGCATGCAGCTCAAAATGACAGGATATCAAATGAAGGGTCTTCAGATAGCATTAAGTGTGCTATTTGTGGTAATGCATATCCTGCCATTTCAGACCTTTACCAGCACTATTTGCAGCACGCTCGAGGCCAGGTGTAACAACTAACTGCAGATCAAAATCAGCTGGTTTATCAACGTGTCCTGTAGTCCTTGGAGCAGATGTAAAAACTAGTTGTTTGTTCTGTGCCTGGAATGATTTGAAATTCTACCAAGTTTACAATTTATGAAGGTATACACTGACTATACAAAATCATTAGGCTGTCTGTTCTCATTACACTAAGCAGCatgcttccttttttctgttacaTTTCTGTCAATCAAAATGAAGGGGAAAGATGTAGATGGGAGATTTAAGCTGTTGGAATGTGCTGTGGTGGGAGGGCCTTGCAACCATGGTCctggaaagtaaaaataaagtaattggCCAAATAATAACCTGTTCAAGTACTAGAAATTATTCTCTAAGTTAATGATCATCAATGCCTGAGTTCAGTTAACTAATAtgtgttaaatattcatttatattcatatattaCTGCCACTGCCTGGCCTAAGAATTCATTCTCCATCTAGTATAATGCAAAATTATGATTGATTACACGTCACATATCTCAAACTCCTCATTTCactataatttattttaagtaaactttacaaaatcaaatgtttgaGACTTTACAGCAATAAATTCAAGAGTATATATTAAATGTCCAGACATTTGCACCATGTTGTCCATAAATATTCTGGCCAATGAGGTAAATATTCCACATATAGTGTGACAAATTGTGGAATGCACTCATTCATGGCCGCCATGAATTTAATGATTGTCATCCAGGTCTGTCCTTTTTGACAAGTCGATCTGTTACTCGGGGGATGTTTCActgactgctgtttgtttagcTCTGGTCCACAACAGCTATATCAGTGTAAGCTTCTGCTGTGGCACACATCTGCCAAAGAGTTTATTCTGTTCCAGACCTGCAATATGATGGCTGAAATCAAGTTCTACTAAATTTTCCAGACAGACAATATACTTCCACTGCACATTTCACACCTCTTGCACAACGTAAGCTTGATTGAATATCTTTTGTTAACTTCTTCTGAGAAACTACATGTTCATGCTTCAATGTCAGGTTTGGGATTATTGAAAtcaaaaaattatatttcaaaagATGTTTCCCACATGGACACCCTGATCTGTTGTATGTAACTTTATGCTATAGTTTGTCTTaaacacaataaagtcctcttttgtattcatatttgATTGTTGCAATTCTTTCTAGATGAGGTTTAGTGCCTTAACTGtgaaacactttcacatttGAAGATAAGTTTGGGACATAACGTAATATTTTTACTAATGATATGGTGAAATGTAAGACAATGTCTTTCTAGCAGCAATAATAGTAAGTTCTGAGTGACAACTTAAATACAATATGCCCCATTTCATACATGTAGACAAAAATAATAGGTTCATTTAGTTCAGTATTAAAATTGAAATATCTAGTCCATAAGGTTGAATGTAGTGTATAGTGCTCTGACAAGTAGCCAAACAGATGAGAGAAAAcctagatttttatttcatttttttattaatgcagACTCCTGTTTCACAACAAATAACTTTAAAGTGACTTTAGTTGGAGGACATGGTGCTGCGAATCCAGGAGTTGTAGTTGCAGACCTTGGCGTAGACTCCAGGCTTGTTCCTCTGGGCACAGCCGTAGCCCCAGGACACCACACCCTGCAGCTGACCGTTGCACACAACGGGGCCACCAGAGTCACCCTGATAGGACACGGACACAAAAACGGCGTGAGTAGAGCTGTTGTGAAGTTCGGTGTGTTCACTTGTAGAGACAGTAATGGTGACTTTATCTGATACCTGGCAGGAGTCCTTGCCTCCCTCGAGGAATCCAGCACAGAACATGTTGgaggtgatctgtccagggtaggagttcctgcagctgctgtcgcTCAGGATGGGGGCGTCCAGGCACCTCAGGCGATCGGGGTAGTTGCctggagaagaaggaagaaaagcaaGATGTGACATTGCTCATACACAAACTTTTACCAAGTTGTCTTGGAATGTTTACGGACTTccagagctgctggtgttgcCCCATCCAGAGATCAGACAGCGGGTGCCAGAGCTGGCGCAGCTGGATGGCAGAGACACGGTGCGGACGTAGCTGTTGAGGGTGGCGGGCCTGCTCAGCTTGATCAGCATGATGTCATTGTCCAGGTTGCGGCTGCTGTACCTGGGGTGACGGATGACCTTGGCAGAGTTGATGAACTGCTCAGTGCCCTCGTTGACAGCGATGTTGTGCTCACCAAGACGCACCTGGATGCGACTGAGAGAGACGTGTGGGAAATATTCACTCCATCTGAAATGCTGACAGGCTGTGTGGTTCGATTTACGTCTAACATCCATTGTCTTTACTTACGACTTGTAGCAGTGAGCAGCAGACACCACCCAGGAGCTGGAGATCAGGGAGCCGCCACAGAAGTGGTAGCCAGAGTTCAGAGAGACCTGGTAGGGCAAAGCGTTCTTTCTGCACTCATAGCCTCCAACAATCTTATCATCCTCATCATCGATGGGAGCAGCATCTGatattaaaagagaaataacCAGAAATTACGGCCTGTGCAACAGAAAttttaaaagagagagagagtgtgtttgtgtttaggtcGTCATGAAATATACacagtaatgataataattatcataagaataatttggattttttttttttaaaagcaactAAGTAAAATTTAAGGTTATGACTCACAAGCCACAGCAAACAGAGCCAGAAGAATGAAAGCCTTCATGGTGGTTTGTGTCTGAGCCTCAGTGTCTGTTCAGCTCCACTGCTGGCTCTTTTAAACCTGCTCAGCCCCTCTGCTATCTGATTAACCAAGGCCATGAACTTGCATTTtccatctttcatttttctgtcataGACCAACCTGTGTGAAACACACCTGGAAGACGAGAGTCAACATATTGACAGTGTATGCTTTAGTCCCACCACCAGTCACGCAGACTTGGTTTATTCTCTTCTATGAAATGAATGCATGAGTTTTAAAGAACTCAcgtcaaatgtcattttttcctccaaatgtttATATTGAAGTGGAAATTCTCTTAGCTACATGCAAGATATTCCATAAATTGTAAAATGACAACGTTCACCCAGAGTAAGTTCATTCATCAATGCTCTGTGCTTCATGTACAGCATTCATGCTTTCACCCAAATTTCTAATCTAGgattttttatatatctatCTCTGTCCTAAAGATGtgattcataaaacattttctcaaataCAATGTACTGACGAGtgtgaaaagttttttttttttcttttcccaacaCTTTAACTGCGAATAACATGAACTTCTTCTGCCAAATTGGTCATGCATCATTAGTATCAATACGGAATTTATGTTAAAttaacatctttgtttttatcgGAACAACACTTGCCATTAAATATGTGTCAGGGATTATTCACATTGctatattttttgaaaatgaatgaatgaatgaatgaaagctttTATTGACCGTCAGGAAATTGGCTTTTCACGAGCAAGCACAAAAAGCATATTACCAAACATAGCAGCACACATGGTAACAACTATGGGTATATAAAAAGTATCCAAAGAGGCATGATTGTGATCCATGTTGTGTCAGGTGCTACAGTAAAATGTCAGAGATTATTTAGCAGCTGAATGTTGTTTGGGACAAAGGATAAGTGCCCTCTTTTAGTACTCATCCTGGGCATATATATCTCTGTGATGAAGGAGGAAGGCACATATTCCAAACTCAGAGGGTGCAGTGGATCGGCTGCAATCTTGAGAGCTAGATTTGTGATGCACTGATCTGCTATGCAGGTGATACTGTGCATTCTTTTTGCAGTTATCTTATTGCCAGTTTTGATGACCTTGTCCAGTTAGTTAAGTTAGCATTTTGTACAGTGACTGCTCCTCCCAGCA from Echeneis naucrates chromosome 6, fEcheNa1.1, whole genome shotgun sequence encodes:
- the LOC115045312 gene encoding zinc finger protein 84-like isoform X2 encodes the protein MPSLIMERGGQKLQNITEDGLSRDLINAGRFCFSCEQIFSDRKSLEEHVCSSASHICSCGTEFTKYNDMLDHSTTHEPGHQVLDHETIKKRRIEKRIEEEEKMKRLQTGEIIWEIPKINSSFSHVPTNTVPENSMLKIPTSAHMSVPMQSEKISQVPELCPTLSQASFLPNPVTSSTEMQNIFAGVGAPTVDLWTLYQPVVLLKTVDKFNPRKPYRCAKCGQCFASKISLISHHSTHVTDKVSGCIGCGLLLSSKKVVPRFHVCNSPSTATKFRLITAEPLNYKRVSRVGTDRSQNTSTQEPPVPSSILLKRQNPTKNIQPSCVTSILQLKNQNVRIYAKTHSPNRSMSAKRNLGLSGTAMQVRVPTHAASGVSSRPLHMSSVQKGFACRVCYIAFDTAQMLQRHKCIKAQEFMAQQGRGGKQHYRLKRVTPMPSPIPNQIHFERRLEAPTAGNLKRNQVKTVSLDRRQGSDPVNGKTLMTMDDDCYIVETDPGKPAELIYQVTSSVSSVDKTMELPAVCM
- the LOC115045312 gene encoding zinc finger protein 84-like isoform X1, which codes for MPSLIMERGGQKLQNITEDGLSRDLINAGRFCFSCEQIFSDRKSLEEHVCSSASHICSCGTEFTKYNDMLDHSTTHEPGHQVLDHETIKKRRIEKRIEEEEKMKRLQTGEIIWEIPKINSSFSHVPTNTVPENSMLKIPTSAHMSVPMQSEKISQVPELCPTLSQASFLPNPVTSSTEMQNIFAGVGAPTVDLWTLYQPVVLLKTVDKFNPRKPYRCAKCGQCFASKISLISHHSTHVTDKVSGCIGCGLLLSSKKVVPRFHVCNSPSTATKFRLITAEPLNYKRVSRVGTDRSQNTSTQEPPVPSSILLKRQNPTKNIQPSCVTSILQLKNQNVRIYGKSNSFVLSNSHNRNTSKPYTNVSLPAKTHSPNRSMSAKRNLGLSGTAMQVRVPTHAASGVSSRPLHMSSVQKGFACRVCYIAFDTAQMLQRHKCIKAQEFMAQQGRGGKQHYRLKRVTPMPSPIPNQIHFERRLEAPTAGNLKRNQVKTVSLDRRQGSDPVNGKTLMTMDDDCYIVETDPGKPAELIYQVTSSVSSVDKTMELPAVCM